The genomic segment GTAGACACACAAAAGAAGTCCTTACTGCTGACATGATCTTTATCCCAAGGACATGTCATTCCTATATCAACAGCTGAGTTCAACATACACAAATCTTAACATCTTAATGAAAATATGTCAATAACATGCGCTCTCCATTGCGTCCTTTTTATATCCACATTCACGCTGATTTCCTAAAGTAGTACAGAGCTGACGCAACACAACGAAAACACACCGGGCCAAAGGAACAGCCAGCGAGAAGGGTGATGAACTCTCTAAAGCTAAGGACAGAAAGGTCAACCTCCCCCGTAGCAGCCTAGAAGTGTGACCTTAGCGCCTTCAACAGCAAGCGGCGCCGCAGGGAGTGCCACGGCTGTAGCAGGACACgctgagcaggaggagaagggcgagaaGTGAAGCTGACAGGTGGTGACTTGGCACGGATGCTGTGTTGGTCGAATGCTGCATAGCCGCTGAACTCTCTCCTGTCGGGGGAAGAGAAAGCAAGTGCTGTGTGAGTGGAAGTGCAAGagttccattcctcctctctataCACACATAAGCGAACGTTGAGCGAGTGAAATAAACAAtgcaggaaaaagaagagaaaaaaggaaatgcacTTACAGTCTACGTGTtataaagaatggaaaaaatggtattgttttctgttttcttttgtttaacaCCTTTTTTAATGCGCGTTGAATCCGCTTTCGCAGTTGCATGCTGGTTGGTGATTCATGCAACACAGTCCCTAGAAATTGATTTAAAGTGAGGGCAAACCATTGGATATCTGAAAGCGAGCTTTTCAGGTCTGTTAAGgaatgtttttctttcatttgcaaTAAATTTGCttccattttacacacacacgcatgtgtgtatacatacatacatacatacatacatatatatatacatatacatatacatatatatatatatatatatatatatatatatatatatatatatatatatatatatatatatatatatatatatatatatatatatatatatatatatatatatatatatatatatatatatatatgtatttatcaaaaATTGTTTCTGACAAACCTTTTTATTTAAAccacattatacatacaatatttaaATGCTAGAAAAAAACACTGCCAGTAATGACGGAGAAGTCAAGGACTGAATCACCGTACATGACACAGGCTCATTTGGTAAGAGGCAGATTTGATTACGTAACTGACAGGGATCGCTTACACTGTAACCTTTGCACCTCATAACGGCAAAAATGAGTTATTAGCTACATGGCCGTGAAAGCAATTTCTTGATTAACTAATCCATTATATCTCGGCGACGTTTTCTTTATATAACTGCCATCATTCTTACACACGTTAAACAAATAAATTCTCAATAGCTTGGTTCTACGCAGGAAAATCCTCAAGGGGGAAAAAGTTGCCTTTCTCCTGACGCATCGAAGTCGATCAATTATGGATCCGGCGAAGTGACGACATGACTGCCTGCAGCTCCTCAGGACACACAGGCAGTGAAGAGATgtgatctttttattcatttcagtTCCCGAGGACAATGAAATGACAAATATCTTTAAGTTCGGTAAAAATGTTAGCATACCATTAGGCAAAGCGATCACCGCGACGAAATTGACCCACCGAATACATAAGGGTGAAATTGTATGTCAGCAGAACGGCGGGTCCGAATCTCCAGATTGAATTCACTTCGTCAGAAGATAAGTGGACCTTCTCAGCCATTCGGGACTCAAAAGAAATGTTAATAATGCAAGAGCCTGCATTGCTACTGACCCCTGCGACTCCGCTGGGATAGCCGAGTGGTAATTGAATAATGAATGGGCCTCACAAAGGTACAGCGACTGCCTGGGTGTAAAGATACCCTCGGCGCCCCTTTCAGACGTCCTCCCAGTGATCTGAAACTGATGTCATATTACCCCGCGGAGGCAGCCTGAAGTAGAGggttcattttctccttcctgttCACATTGACCGTCTCTGACTTAGActgaattacatttttttttttttttttttttacagtacatGAGTAGTTTGAGGGAAAAAATATGTACAGAACTGGATGTTAATGTAATCATAACTCAATTTAAACCCAATTTAGTGGTATTTAAAATGTCTGATTAATTACAGTTAAATAAATGTACAATGTTAAACCAAccgaaaaaataggagaaaagtaCTCTTATCTAAAAGAACCCACGTTCGTTAGCAATTAAAAGAAAAGCTTgaattaaagataagaaaaacaaataagtatAGACTCAAAGTAATACAATGAGATACTGCACATTACGTAAGAAATATCTAAATGACTTTCAGATTTGTATGAAGTAGTTCAAGTTCTGATAATATATTGTCGCTGTATATTTGTTGTATATACAACCCGTGAGTAGGGATGAAATTAACCTTCTCCCAGGACAGAGCAATAAACGTTTTGCAGAGCATTTAGCAATCAACCAGGCTTtaagtaggttttttttttttttttgagaaatctaCGAGGAACCGGTTAATCTTtcattaaaatagttataatttagcttggattcatatatatacatacatacatacatatatatatatatatatatatatatatatatatatatatatatatatatatatatatgtatgtatatatatatatatatatatatatatatatatatatatatatatatatatatatatatatatatcctagccATGATACTAACACATAACCAACTACAGGAAGCACACTGCACAGGCGCTCTCGCACTCACCATCCAGGACCTGTATGCGGACGGTGGCAGTTTCAGCTTCAGGAGCACTGCAGCTGTAGTTTCCGGAGTCTGTGACGGCGGCGGCCTTCACGCGCAGCCAGGACACGATTCCCGAAGGCCCGAGGTTACTCTCGATGCTGCCGGGGATACAAGATGTGGCTCTGAGTGGTTGCGGTGAGACGGGTGATGTTGTACTTGTTCATGGAATGCAGTGTAATAGTTGTGCGTGAAATAAGGATAAATTAAGTGTGTATTCCGTGTGGTGTGGTGAGTGGATATGTTGTATGTATTCAGGTTGCCATgagtaatgtatgtatttatgttgtaATGAGTGATTTAATGTGTTCATGACATAGTAAATACGTTATATACTGTGTATTTTGGACATTATGGACGATATACGATATGTATTCACGAAGTATTGAGTAATATAATATGTTcatgatatatacattacaatGTGATCGTGATACAGTAGATAATTACAAAGTATGTGTTCAAAATACAGTGTACTATGTTATCATCATATAATGAATGTTGTAAAGTGCATTTAAGTATATACTGGATAAAAAGAGATGCATTCATAATAAATTGGACAATGAGATATGCATCGATGCTACAAATGTTAATAAAATATGTACCCCGGATGCaatataataaatgtattattGGAGTCATTTCCAATTCTCGGTTcactttttttaatccttttatttcttcttttcttttatcttacccattcatgcattttttttctctctctcttatctacacATTCCTTCCTTGCTCACTCATTCGTGCTTTATGCTCAGATATTAGTCTCCCCTTTGTCTTTGATTTTTTACTTTAcctataaccacacacacacacacacatacacacacacacacacattccctctcctccttatccccttctctttccctctctcccactcaccttaTCCCGGCATCTGGTGTGTGGTAAATCCTTGCGCCATCACGTGACCATACCACGCTGTCCCTGGGTACGTGGAAGGCCGTGCATCGGAGGTCTATGCCCGAACCCACCTCGTAGAACTTCTCCTGGATCGCCTCTCCTCGGGCATCGAAGATCTCCAGGCGGGGCActggcggaggagaagaaggagagggggtcgaaggtcaagtttgttgagtatgtttttttgtttttgttttgtattttttttgtgtgtatttatattttttctctctgtttctttcgctttttctttttctttctttctttctctctctttctctttttctttttctttctttctttctctctctttctctttttctctttttttttctctttctctttctctctctcttcctctctctctctctctctctctctctctctctctctctctctctctctctctctctctctctctctctctctctcactcactcactcactcactcactctctctctctctctctctctctctctctctctctctctctctctctcttttccttttccctcattttttctttgcTACTGATGATaaagggcagaggagaggaaagcattaaatacaaaatagatttattgaaaggtgaagcaacagtttcgaaatctttCTCGTTTTCATATTCAAATTCCAGGAAGAGCCGAAGAAAAGCGTATATAtaagggcgaaggaagaggagactgacACAAGAAGGGGAggtcaggaagggaggaaggaagggcggaagcTGAGGTCAGGTCGAAGGGTAGAAGAGCCCGCAGGAAGGATGCCTTTGTGATGTCAAAAATCATACACAAGGAATCCTTTTCGTTCAGTTATCCGCGCTGTCAGAGATTTCACGGCTTATCCGAAGAGTATGATATTGGAACTAAAGCTACTGCTTATCTGAGTGCATTGAtgacatataaatacttatcagGGCAGTCATATCAGTGTAAATTACTTCTTTCAAAGTCATTTCCACTTGTGTCAAGGTGCCAAGGAACCCCGGCGTGTAACTGACTGTGTTTTACATGTTACCGATTATACGGTTATTTATGCAAGAGGCAGGAGACCACAAGctgtctgttttgtgtttgtattccaACATTACGATGTGTGTATACGAGAAACTAATATATCTCTTATGTTAagaatacataaaacaaacaaataaattcattCTCCTCTAAATTTTCACTTTCccacagaaagaggggaaaatataaTACCATACTTCccctaagataaataaaaagatcaagagataaaagagagagagaaaaaaaaacaatagtaagagCATTAAAATGAAAATCATTTGTATAACGCAGCGGGAGGTGGCAATTCTTGGCGCTGGTCCGTGTTATTAATTCATTAGCAGCGTGTGTTTACTCTTGGTATTATAAAGCATTAGCATTACTGTTTACATAATTGGAGCGCTTAACGAAATTAATATTGCGAACGTTGCATTTGCATTGGTAAGATGATTGTGGGATTAAGATTTTACATAGGTTTAGTTTCCTTATTGtggctgttatcattgttatgtagtTGCTACGAATACTACGAGAATAGTTCAATTTGTATACACTCCAGTCTTTCTTTAGTCAGTTGCTGTTAAGAGCAGATATTTGGCGAAAACGTGAAAGACAGAACGTATATGCTCGTTGACAGAAAAACGCAAACAGTCTTGAGATAACATGATGATGGCATGGTAATGTCTCTTATCAATATCACCAaaactattctttctttttttcctttgttctatTATTCCCTGATTTTGAATTATCGCTAATCGTTTTTTGGTGTCTCTCTATAATCCTGTCACGTTGAACATTCATGCCCTtgaaataaaagcagaaatagGTATGTTTTGCGTTACAAAAtttcttctaatttcttctttacatcccatataattatcattatcctaactttccaacaccttttcctttgttttaaatcGTCATCACTATACCGAAGTGATGAAGTAATAATTCCTataaatgtggaaaaggtattaACAACGTTTATTTGACCGCTTTCGACTATAGGGCGGTTTCTTAAGATTGTGCGACGACCAACacaaagaatattcattatacagatatacacagatataaataatttatcagtatagacatgcatatctaccggatggatagataaataaatgtatatccacCAAGCAGAGAGACcgatatgcatgtccgtatatatgagtATTCATTGTGCCGGGCTTctcacaatctaaaaaaaaaagaaaaaaaaaacaccgcatagaaaaaaagaggaaaaaagagaatagtTCATTCTTTATACACTCCATTCTTTCTTTAGTCAGCTGATGTTCAGAGCAGATATTGAGCGAAAACGTGAACGACAGAATGTATATGCTCGTTCAGTCTCCGATTAAATCTTAACGGCTACGAAACTGCTATAACGAATAGTCTTTAAAACGTTTCAGTAAACCAGGCAGTGTCCTTTATATAAACAAAGTCAGTGAACGTGATAGTGGCCATTATTTAAAGTCAAATGTCTATCCGTGATTTTGGTGATATTGATAAGAGACATTACCATGCCATCATCATGGTATCTCTGACTGTTTGTGTTTtgtcaagagagagggagagggagggaagaagagagaggtagggaaatgcagagagagagatggaggaagagagagagagaaagagatggagaaagagaaagagagagagaggggggggggggggggggagggagagagaaaaagaccatgCCATCATCATGGTATAtgtcaagagagagggagagggagggaaatgcagaatgagagatggaggaagagagagagagagggggggggggaggaaaggagggagggagggagggagggagggagggagggagggagggagggagggaggggagggagggagggagggagggagggagggagggagggagagagggagggagggagggagagagggagagacggagagagggagaaagagagagagagagagagagagagagagagagagaaagagagagaggggggagaaagagagtgagagagagagagagagagagaaaggaagggagggagagagagagaggggagagagagagaaaggaagggagggagaaagagagagagagagagagagagagagagagagagagagagagagagagagagagagagagagagagagagagagagagagagagacagacagacagacagacagacagacagacagacagagacagagagagagagagagcacaacagCAACAGCACAACTTCGTCAAAAGTCTCCCGATTTGAATGGCAGATATCTTGATCAGGAAAGTCTGAGAAACTAAGGCCTCCCCAAGAAGCGATGGCTGGAAAATTAgtagaaaaaagagcaagaagtTTTTTTCGGAATTTATACACAGGTTCCTTAATGACTTCGATGAAATAGCATGCGCGTCCGACAGGGTTCTCAAGTCAATTGCCCCAAAATGCCTTTGTTAAGTTTGTTATTTTACTCGATCTTATGATTGTAGTGCTTTAGCGTTAACGTATAAATGTTTATGTTGTAGATACAAGtttaaatggagagaaaaaaaaaacattttaacgCATATTCGGGCTGTTGGTCTTAGAACCTCTGGCTACCTTCAGTTACATATGtctgtttggtttggttggttgctTGATCAAACTATTTTTCTTTGTGGTTAACGCTGAAGTTACTTGTAatgttttaaatatatctatttatctaatttgtAGCTCTATGTCGGGGGTTCTCAACCTGAGGCCACGGTGCCACATATAATCATTtcttacatatcaataaattggtaTCTCTCCACTGAAGTGTCCTTGTCCCATAGATATTGataccattacactattcataactaagAACTTAATCGGAAAGGATAACAGACACAGAACGGAGTATTTGAGACGATTACATATTGGTTCTcggccacagaatgaaaaaggttTGGTGCtctccatatttttctctttttctcacagtGTCTGTTGCTTTACTGGTCGTCTTTCTATATTACTCTCAGTGCCTGTGTCGCATCGGACAGAAACTAATGACTTTGCGGCTTTTTCCCACTCTGTAATATTTTACACCCAAGAAATACGATACCAGGATGGGGAAAATATtaaataaagtagatagataagtaataaataaacgtGTCTCACACCTTGCGAACATTTTGCAATATTTCAATATCGCTGACTTGCAAAAGGCGCGAATAAATGATTGTAGATCAAACCACAAAACAGAAGCTAGATTTTCGGTAAAGAAACGCCATCAGAGTGGATTTATGTGACAGCGCCTCCCACTTACAGGGATCAGGGgacacttgaaaaaaaaagaaaaaaaaagagagagagatagagagatagttagagagagagggagagactctcACTTCTATTTACAGGTAACAGGggacacttaaaaaaaaataaataaataaataaagagagagagagagagacaggcagacagacagagagagaattcagtGTTAGTTCAAGGCAATAACGACTTTAAAGCATCacaacagagagggaaagaacgaaacAAAGTAATAAAACCATCGGATTAGAAGGTAAAGATTCCAAATAGGCTGTAAAACCTTTTATAGTGTTTAGATGTAGGAATTCTTAGGCGCATTTGCATAGTTGTGTTTGTGGTGGAATTAAAATATTTAAGATCTGAATTaaatgatggagagaaaagagagagagagaagaagaagaagcaggagagagagagagagagagaaagagagagaaagagagagagagagaaagagaaagagaaagaaagagagagagagagagagagagagagagagagagagagaaggagagagagatgagagagagagagagagagagagagagaaggaagagagagagagagagagagagagatgagagagagaggagagagagagagagagagagagagagagagagagaagaagaagaagcaggagagagagagagagagagagagagagagagagagagagagagaagaaggagagagagagagagagagtgacgggagagagagagagagagacgggagagagagagagagatagagagagaaaatgaaatataaaataaaacctctttttttttttctttataatacctatatgtaaaaaaaaaacttggtgcgaaaaagagtaaatgaatgaataaaaaaaaatctacctattTTCTTTAtactaaaagaatgaaaaaaaatagtttcttggtgcgaaaaaaagggaaattatatTGATAGAAAAAGAACATATTCACTGTCCTTATTTAGCGATACCCGAACGTACATAAGATTCTTGGcgttcaaaaaaaggaaaacgaagaaaaaaaacttcattgCTTTTTTTTGAATAACCCAaagactaaaataaataaataaataaagcagaagaaaaatcAGTTGGAAAagcaaagaagcagaagaagaagaagaaaacagtcggcaaagcaaagaagaaaaacaaattgtcgaaaaagcaaagaagaaaaaaaaaacagtcggaaaagcaaaggaagaaaaaaaaacgcttcaCTGCCCTTTTTTGAATAAcccaaagactaaaaaaaaagaaaaaaaaatcagtcgcaaagaagaagaagaagaaaataaaataaaataaaaacttgagtcggaaaagcgaagaagaaaaaaaaacttatgtgagaaaaacaaagaagaagaagaaaacttcaatcggaaaagcaaagaagaagaaaaagaaaaaagtcggaaaagcaaagaagaagacgaggaaaaagcaaagaagagaaaccTGGACACAAGCGGTCAGGAAAGGAGTTGAGAGACCTCGTCCTGAGACCGAATATCAAAAGGAAAACTCTGGCCAggacaaggaaaacaaaagaacgatgacaaaagaggaagagagaaagggagagagagagagatggggagggggagaggaagtgggggggggagagggggagaggagaggagagggggagggagggagggagagagagagagagagagagagagagagagagagagagagagagagggagagagagagagagagagagagagagagagagagagagagagaagtagagagagatagagagaagaagaagaagaaggagagagagagagagaggagaaggagagagagagaggagaaggagagagggagagggccagaaagagaaagagggagtgagaaggaaggagataaaagagaaacagagagtaggtgaatatgtgtctgtgtatgggagaaagcaagcgaaagagaagaaatatgaactagggataatgaaaaaaaaagtgagcgagagagaggcagcatGAGAGACAGGTTATAGGGTACAGGGTAAACTTCCCCGGAAGTTTTGGAATAACTTCTATCCAGTCATCACCTCGCAGAGAGAAAGGTTTAGAGAAGTTTTCTCCATTACTGAGAATCTGTTTCGACAGATAAGGTTGTTTATCAGtaccatctttattttcttctttttctcggagTTCCAGCGTTTAACTAATGGAATTCGAAAATATGTTTTGGCTATCTTAACACTATCAGACAAAAAGAGGTTCTTTGCATACTGAAAGGAAAGCCAAACGCATGAAACACACATGACAtattaaatagacagacagacacaccacacacacacacacacacacgcacacacacacgcacacacacacacacacgcacacacacacatacacacacatacacacacatagacacacacacatacacacacacacacacacacacacacacacacacacacacacacacacacacacacacacacacacacacacacacacacacacacacatacaaacacacacacacacacacacacacacacacacacacgaacacacacacacagacacacacacacacgcacaccaacacagtTATGTAATTCAATCTAACATGTCGTAAAATACCCAGTATTTTCAGAGGCAATAGCATGTATTGCACTTCCTGTTTTGAACAGTTTTACTCGAAAATTGCGGATCAAaactacattttctctctctctctctctctctctctctctctctctctctctctctctctctctctctctctctctctctctctctctctctctctctctttcttctctctctctctctctctctctctctctctctcttctcttcttctctctctctctctcttcttctctctccctctctctctgtctctctctcttcttctctctccctctctctgtctctctctcttcttctctctctctctctctctctctctctctctctctctctctc from the Penaeus vannamei isolate JL-2024 chromosome 1, ASM4276789v1, whole genome shotgun sequence genome contains:
- the LOC113804984 gene encoding zwei Ig domain protein zig-8, with amino-acid sequence MENSGTCYVFICSLACLVGGFAPSIDIPETTTEPPPTTPDPATLPYFLHHLNTTNVTIIHGKTATLDCQVFRLRDRTVSWVRRRGDDIHLLTFGSTTYHNNDRYTLEFVEPNNWQLVIKAAEEADQGHYECQVSSHPPKIRRVFLFVYVPRLEIFDARGEAIQEKFYEVGSGIDLRCTAFHVPRDSVVWSRDGARIYHTPDAGISIESNLGPSGIVSWLRVKAAAVTDSGNYSCSAPEAETATVRIQVLDGESSAAMQHSTNTASVPSHHLSASLLALLLLLSVSCYSRGTPCGAACC